From the Psychrobacillus sp. FSL K6-4046 genome, one window contains:
- a CDS encoding FixH family protein yields MKKVIISLALLVALTLVGCGEKEETHSSTSHQGTLEEVMVEIQTPKELPINEDIKLSAKVTQNGEAVNDANSVEFEVWESGLRDEGHMVEGKLTEDGVYEADFTFEHDGVYYMFAHTTARDMHVMPKQELTVGTPDMSKVLPDDSDNSMDHMSEKH; encoded by the coding sequence ATGAAAAAAGTCATTATCTCACTAGCACTACTTGTAGCTTTAACATTGGTAGGCTGTGGTGAAAAGGAAGAAACACATTCAAGTACTAGTCATCAAGGAACATTAGAAGAGGTTATGGTAGAGATTCAAACACCTAAAGAGTTACCTATTAACGAAGATATCAAGCTTTCCGCTAAAGTTACTCAAAATGGGGAAGCAGTAAATGATGCAAATTCTGTAGAGTTCGAGGTATGGGAATCAGGACTTCGTGACGAAGGACATATGGTAGAGGGTAAGCTTACAGAAGATGGTGTGTATGAAGCTGATTTTACTTTTGAACATGACGGAGTTTATTATATGTTTGCTCATACAACCGCAAGAGATATGCACGTAATGCCTAAACAAGAGCTTACAGTAGGTACACCAGATATGAGTAAAGTGTTACCTGATGATAGTGATAACTCGATGGATCATATGAGTGAAAAACATTAA
- a CDS encoding LLM class flavin-dependent oxidoreductase, whose translation MKFGFWLPVFGGWLRNVTDEDMPATFEYVKELAQNAEDWGYDLTLIAELNLNDIKGLESPSLDAWSTAAAIAAVTKRIEILTAIRPGFHNPALTAKAAANIDHISNGRFSLNVVSAWWEGEARQYGGIFTAHDERYARTEEFIHILKGLWKETPFTYTGQFYQYENTYLSPKPINQHIPLYAGGESEAGKQTIAKTCDSYVMHGGTVEEIAEKINDMKNRRQSLGEKPLETFGMSAYIICRDTEEEVQQELARITEVKEGSPGYEGYKDFVSKSHLNVEVQLKDYSVSNRGLRPDLIGTPEQLAKKIISFEEAGVNLLILQFSPQHTEMKRFAEQVMPLVEKLKKEKQEV comes from the coding sequence ATGAAGTTTGGATTTTGGTTGCCTGTATTCGGTGGATGGTTACGAAATGTAACAGATGAGGATATGCCTGCAACGTTTGAATATGTAAAAGAGCTAGCACAAAATGCGGAAGACTGGGGTTATGATTTAACCTTAATAGCGGAATTAAATCTTAATGATATTAAAGGATTGGAGAGTCCCTCTTTAGATGCATGGTCAACTGCTGCGGCTATCGCAGCTGTAACGAAACGCATAGAAATTTTAACTGCGATTCGACCTGGCTTCCATAATCCTGCGTTAACGGCAAAAGCAGCAGCAAATATAGATCACATCAGCAACGGACGTTTTTCTCTCAATGTTGTATCTGCATGGTGGGAAGGGGAAGCAAGACAATATGGAGGTATCTTCACAGCACATGATGAACGATATGCACGGACAGAGGAGTTTATCCACATCTTAAAAGGATTATGGAAAGAAACACCTTTTACTTATACTGGCCAGTTCTATCAATATGAAAACACCTACTTGTCTCCGAAGCCAATTAACCAGCATATCCCCCTATATGCTGGTGGAGAAAGTGAAGCTGGGAAGCAAACAATTGCTAAAACTTGTGACTCCTATGTTATGCATGGCGGCACAGTCGAGGAAATTGCTGAAAAAATTAATGATATGAAAAATAGACGCCAATCGCTTGGGGAAAAACCATTAGAAACGTTTGGGATGTCTGCCTATATCATTTGTCGAGATACCGAGGAGGAAGTTCAACAAGAACTTGCTCGCATTACGGAAGTGAAAGAAGGTTCTCCTGGTTATGAGGGCTACAAGGATTTTGTTAGCAAATCTCATCTTAACGTGGAGGTGCAGCTTAAGGATTATTCCGTTTCCAACCGAGGATTACGGCCAGACTTAATAGGCACACCGGAACAACTTGCTAAAAAAATTATTTCGTTTGAGGAAGCTGGAGTAAATCTGTTAATCCTTCAGTTTTCCCCTCAGCACACGGAAATGAAGCGGTTTGCAGAGCAAGTGATGCCTCTAGTAGAAAAATTGAAAAAGGAAAAACAGGAAGTCTAA
- a CDS encoding TetR/AcrR family transcriptional regulator, whose translation MDRKQEILMAANKSFSLFGYKATTMEQIAKIANVGKGTIYNFFENKEVLFQEIVLHMIEEMKLEAVNVIIEDAPFQQNAHAALMKMLEFRETHQLYAKIIDEEKQWKTPAVKHVIGQVEQAIVSFICEKINKYVKKGEIRQVNAELVAYLLLKAYVAFVNDWNLTHDDSLSEEDIANFFQDTIFRSLAI comes from the coding sequence ATGGACCGCAAACAGGAAATTTTAATGGCTGCCAATAAATCCTTTTCTCTTTTCGGATATAAAGCAACAACTATGGAGCAAATAGCCAAGATTGCAAATGTAGGAAAAGGAACTATATATAATTTCTTTGAAAACAAAGAAGTCTTGTTCCAAGAAATTGTCCTTCATATGATTGAAGAAATGAAACTGGAAGCTGTTAATGTCATTATAGAAGATGCTCCATTTCAGCAAAATGCTCATGCAGCGCTTATGAAGATGCTAGAGTTCCGTGAAACACATCAATTGTATGCAAAAATAATTGATGAGGAAAAACAATGGAAAACTCCTGCAGTAAAGCATGTCATTGGCCAAGTCGAGCAAGCTATTGTTTCGTTCATATGTGAGAAAATCAATAAATATGTTAAAAAGGGAGAAATCCGACAGGTAAATGCAGAGCTTGTAGCATATTTATTATTAAAGGCTTATGTTGCATTCGTAAATGATTGGAACTTAACCCACGATGATTCATTATCTGAAGAAGATATTGCTAACTTCTTTCAGGATACAATTTTTCGCAGTCTCGCAATTTGA
- the hemH gene encoding ferrochelatase, whose product MKKTMGLLVMAYGTPYEEADIERYYTHIRHGRKPSEEQLEDLTGRYKAIGGISPLAKITENQAKGLCERLNEVQDDIEFKLYIGLKHIEPFLEDAVAEMHKDGITEAVSIVLAPHFSTFSIKSYNGRIKEEADKLGNLKITSVESWYTEPKFIQYWSNKVSEAFSAMSEEQREKACLIVSAHSLPEKIKTLGDPYEDQLKETADLIAEAAGVKNYAVGWQSAGQTPEPWIGPDVQDLTHDLHKEKGYTTFVYTPVGFVSEHLEVLYDNDYECKVVCDEIGATYVRPAMPNDQPQFIDAMADVVMKHLKA is encoded by the coding sequence ATGAAGAAAACAATGGGATTATTAGTAATGGCATATGGAACTCCATATGAGGAAGCGGATATTGAACGTTACTATACGCATATTCGTCATGGTCGTAAACCAAGCGAAGAACAATTAGAGGATTTAACTGGTCGCTATAAAGCAATTGGAGGAATTTCTCCGCTAGCTAAAATCACAGAAAACCAAGCAAAAGGTCTTTGCGAACGTTTAAATGAAGTACAAGATGATATTGAATTTAAGTTATATATTGGCTTAAAGCATATCGAACCTTTCTTAGAGGATGCAGTGGCAGAAATGCATAAGGATGGAATCACGGAAGCCGTTTCCATCGTATTGGCTCCACATTTCTCAACATTCTCGATTAAATCATATAATGGACGTATCAAAGAAGAGGCTGATAAACTAGGCAACCTTAAAATAACTTCTGTAGAAAGCTGGTATACAGAGCCTAAGTTCATCCAGTATTGGAGTAATAAAGTAAGTGAAGCATTTTCAGCAATGTCAGAAGAGCAACGTGAAAAAGCCTGCTTAATCGTTTCTGCTCACTCTTTACCTGAAAAAATTAAAACTTTGGGAGATCCATATGAGGATCAACTAAAAGAAACAGCAGATTTAATCGCTGAGGCTGCTGGTGTAAAAAATTATGCAGTAGGCTGGCAAAGTGCTGGTCAAACTCCTGAACCATGGATTGGACCAGATGTACAAGACTTGACTCATGATTTACACAAAGAAAAAGGCTACACAACATTCGTTTATACTCCAGTAGGATTTGTTTCAGAGCATTTAGAAGTTCTTTACGATAACGATTACGAATGTAAAGTGGTTTGTGATGAAATCGGTGCTACTTATGTGCGTCCTGCTATGCCAAACGACCAGCCTCAATTTATTGATGCTATGGCGGACGTAGTGATGAAGCATTTAAAAGCTTAA
- a CDS encoding excalibur calcium-binding domain-containing protein, whose translation MKKKSEKLLIAMILMFSFVFVNGTSMEAASIVMWGKTELKLGQIGKATIVKDSTLVKIGEDGSLQTIRKLNQGDEYRVYSYKSTHNGLYGVGGGSYIQKNNNVLYETPSKSKLALLENPPKTSVPTKPAKSENGNGIEVVPGAPTKFQNCKELNKVYPQGVKKGHPAYASKHDRDKDNWACER comes from the coding sequence ATGAAAAAGAAGTCAGAGAAGCTGTTAATAGCAATGATATTGATGTTTAGTTTTGTTTTTGTGAATGGGACAAGCATGGAAGCTGCAAGTATAGTCATGTGGGGGAAAACAGAACTGAAGCTAGGTCAAATTGGTAAAGCGACTATAGTAAAAGATTCTACTTTAGTGAAGATAGGGGAGGACGGATCCCTTCAAACAATAAGAAAGCTGAATCAAGGCGATGAATATCGTGTATATAGCTATAAAAGTACACACAATGGATTATATGGGGTTGGTGGGGGATCTTATATTCAAAAAAACAATAATGTCCTATACGAAACTCCTTCCAAATCAAAATTAGCTCTTTTAGAGAATCCGCCGAAGACTTCTGTCCCGACAAAACCTGCAAAATCAGAAAACGGTAATGGTATAGAGGTTGTACCCGGTGCTCCTACAAAATTTCAAAACTGTAAGGAGTTAAACAAGGTATATCCACAAGGAGTAAAAAAAGGGCATCCTGCTTATGCGTCAAAGCATGACAGAGATAAGGATAACTGGGCATGTGAAAGATAA
- a CDS encoding DUF1307 domain-containing protein yields MHLYDYIKITNDKEFNNKKLIGFITLVVLAVFLTACGEDETTRTFEAEQNGIATTLEYTAKGDKVTKQTTENVIEYELAGIESKEQAKELFEPMTEQFQNIDGITHKLEYDDTKAIESLVIDYEAVDFDEIMDLPGMTFSEDPKKNGISMEKSADMLVSQGFKEVK; encoded by the coding sequence ATGCACCTATACGACTATATTAAAATAACAAATGACAAGGAGTTTAATAATAAAAAATTAATCGGATTTATTACGTTAGTAGTTTTGGCTGTATTTCTGACAGCATGTGGTGAAGATGAAACAACTAGAACGTTTGAGGCTGAGCAGAATGGCATTGCAACAACGTTAGAGTACACGGCTAAAGGTGATAAAGTTACAAAGCAAACAACAGAAAATGTTATCGAGTATGAACTAGCTGGTATTGAATCGAAAGAACAGGCGAAAGAACTTTTTGAGCCTATGACCGAACAATTCCAAAACATTGATGGAATAACACATAAACTTGAGTATGATGATACCAAGGCAATCGAATCCTTAGTAATAGATTATGAGGCTGTCGACTTTGATGAAATTATGGACCTGCCAGGTATGACCTTTAGCGAAGACCCTAAAAAAAATGGAATTAGTATGGAAAAATCAGCTGATATGCTAGTTAGTCAAGGCTTTAAGGAAGTAAAATAA
- a CDS encoding YhgE/Pip domain-containing protein — protein sequence MIKSEWKGIFKNKKLLISIIAVLFIPVMYAGMFLWAFWDPYANLSDLPVAVVNSDEGAEYNGTELSLGKELTDKLRESGQFKFVSVSEKEADAGLLNQDYYLLIEIPENFSEHATTLLDEKPEKMVITYKANEGFNFLSSQIGETAMDRIRAEVNEQVSATYAEQLFDSITKLGDGFAEASDGAGQLKDGVAEVNNGASNLKGYLEQLASSTIELSDGTNKVVDGINTAATGSKDLNEGLGTLADGSSQLTNGVSQTAEGAAALNSGIKEYTAGVDKLNESYQLLSEKEKGLLDSLAKLQASSSKLNDSTNQLAQGSANVTAGIQALSQQLGQLTAALPPEQSAAITETLKQLEAGSTSVSTGLEQLAGGTQDLTTGTSQIVSGAEQLSGGYSQAKQGVSQLASSSAALVEGSSNLAGGTTTLNEKMNEFNAGISQAYAGSSSLVNGLNELANGSSQLKEGTGTLATKSGELADGSTKLVEGTQLLADGTETLQSSLKEASEQAGEVTPSESTYEMVASPVDVNVVGVNEVPNYGTGFTPYFLSLGLFVGALLISIVFPFVQPAIAPTSGAKWFASKITVLSVVGIIQSLFVVAVALFVLKLETQSVGLFILSAVITSFTYLALVQLLVSILGDPGRFVAIIVLILQLTTSAGTFPLELIPAPLQFFNKLLPMTYSVQSFKASISTGDLSHFWFNNSFLLGVMVVCLVITFGYFMLLFTKRYSKQTKEA from the coding sequence ATGATAAAATCGGAATGGAAAGGTATTTTTAAAAACAAAAAATTATTGATTTCAATAATTGCAGTTTTATTTATTCCAGTGATGTATGCTGGGATGTTCTTATGGGCTTTCTGGGATCCGTATGCTAATTTAAGTGATCTACCTGTAGCAGTTGTTAACTCCGACGAAGGAGCAGAGTACAACGGAACGGAGCTCTCCCTAGGTAAGGAGTTAACAGATAAGCTACGAGAAAGTGGCCAATTTAAATTTGTATCTGTATCTGAAAAAGAGGCAGATGCCGGTTTATTAAACCAAGATTATTATTTATTAATTGAGATTCCAGAAAACTTCTCTGAACATGCAACGACTTTATTAGATGAGAAGCCAGAAAAAATGGTCATCACTTATAAAGCAAATGAAGGATTTAATTTCTTATCATCGCAAATAGGTGAAACAGCAATGGATCGTATTCGTGCAGAAGTGAATGAGCAAGTATCAGCAACTTATGCAGAACAGCTTTTTGATTCGATTACGAAGCTAGGTGACGGATTTGCGGAAGCCTCTGATGGGGCAGGGCAGCTAAAAGACGGCGTAGCTGAAGTTAATAATGGTGCCTCTAACCTAAAAGGCTACTTAGAACAATTAGCTAGTAGCACGATTGAGCTGAGTGATGGTACTAATAAGGTAGTTGATGGTATTAATACAGCTGCTACGGGATCTAAGGATTTAAATGAAGGTCTGGGAACACTTGCGGATGGTTCTTCTCAGCTTACAAATGGCGTTAGTCAAACGGCTGAAGGGGCCGCAGCTTTAAATAGTGGTATTAAAGAGTACACAGCTGGTGTAGATAAACTAAATGAAAGCTATCAATTACTTAGCGAAAAGGAAAAAGGCCTGCTAGATTCCTTGGCTAAGCTTCAAGCGAGTAGCTCCAAATTGAATGACAGCACAAACCAACTGGCTCAAGGCTCTGCTAATGTAACAGCTGGTATCCAAGCCTTATCTCAACAATTAGGTCAGTTAACAGCTGCTTTACCTCCAGAACAGTCGGCTGCTATTACAGAGACATTAAAGCAACTAGAAGCTGGTAGTACCTCAGTTTCCACAGGCTTAGAACAATTAGCTGGTGGAACTCAGGATTTAACTACGGGTACTTCTCAAATAGTAAGTGGAGCAGAACAGCTGAGTGGAGGTTACTCACAAGCAAAGCAGGGTGTTTCTCAATTAGCATCATCTTCAGCAGCATTAGTAGAAGGTTCATCTAATCTTGCTGGTGGTACGACTACCCTAAATGAAAAAATGAACGAATTCAACGCTGGAATCAGTCAGGCGTATGCTGGATCCTCTAGCCTTGTGAATGGCTTGAACGAGCTAGCTAACGGCTCATCTCAATTGAAAGAGGGTACTGGTACACTAGCTACGAAATCAGGTGAATTAGCAGATGGTTCTACTAAACTAGTAGAAGGTACACAATTATTGGCAGATGGAACGGAAACCTTGCAATCTAGCTTAAAAGAAGCAAGTGAGCAGGCAGGCGAAGTAACACCATCTGAATCTACTTACGAAATGGTCGCTTCCCCTGTAGATGTTAATGTCGTAGGGGTCAATGAGGTACCTAACTATGGAACAGGCTTCACACCTTATTTCTTATCACTTGGGTTATTTGTCGGTGCATTGTTAATTTCAATTGTCTTCCCATTTGTTCAACCAGCGATTGCTCCAACAAGTGGGGCCAAATGGTTTGCTAGTAAAATAACGGTTTTAAGTGTGGTAGGAATTATTCAATCGCTGTTTGTAGTTGCGGTTGCACTATTTGTCTTAAAGCTTGAAACTCAAAGTGTAGGACTGTTCATCCTTTCTGCAGTCATTACAAGCTTCACATACTTAGCATTAGTACAGCTGCTTGTTTCGATTTTAGGTGATCCAGGAAGATTTGTTGCAATTATTGTCCTAATTCTGCAACTCACAACAAGTGCTGGTACATTCCCATTAGAACTAATACCAGCACCGTTGCAATTCTTTAATAAATTGTTACCGATGACTTACTCAGTCCAAAGCTTTAAAGCATCTATTTCTACAGGTGATTTAAGTCATTTCTGGTTTAATAATAGCTTCTTACTTGGCGTAATGGTAGTGTGCTTAGTAATAACATTCGGATACTTTATGTTATTGTTTACAAAACGCTATTCTAAACAAACAAAAGAAGCTTAA
- the hemE gene encoding uroporphyrinogen decarboxylase yields MTTFNDTLLRAARGEKVEHTPVWYMRQAGRSQPEYRKIKEKYSLEQITHEPELCAYVTRLPVENYNVDAAILYKDIVTPLVGIGVDVKIKSGVGPVISNPIRTVQDVEKLGEFSPEDHVPFVLDTIKLLTTEQLNVPLIGFAGAPFTLASYMIEGGPSRSYNKTKSFMVSEPQAWFALMDKLADMIVIYIKAQVKAGAKAIQIFDSWVGALNVEDYRIFIKPIMTRIFSELRETGVPLITFGVGASHLAMEWHDLPVDVVGIDWRLSIEEARAKGLTKPLMGNLDPSYLIGDWAEIEKRAKLIIEQGVAHPSHIFNLGHGVFPEVDPDVLKRLTSFIHDYSRELIAAKSN; encoded by the coding sequence ATGACTACTTTTAACGACACACTTTTACGTGCAGCGCGCGGTGAGAAAGTGGAACATACACCTGTATGGTATATGAGGCAAGCGGGAAGATCGCAACCAGAATATAGAAAAATTAAAGAAAAATATTCTTTAGAACAAATTACCCACGAGCCAGAGCTTTGTGCGTATGTGACACGTCTACCAGTAGAAAACTACAATGTAGATGCGGCTATTCTTTATAAAGACATTGTAACTCCACTTGTAGGAATCGGAGTAGACGTAAAAATAAAATCTGGTGTTGGACCAGTCATTTCAAATCCAATACGTACCGTACAAGATGTGGAAAAACTAGGAGAATTCTCTCCAGAAGACCACGTACCATTTGTTTTAGATACTATAAAATTATTAACGACAGAACAATTAAATGTTCCACTAATTGGTTTTGCAGGTGCTCCATTCACATTAGCAAGCTACATGATTGAGGGCGGACCATCTAGAAGCTATAACAAAACGAAATCATTTATGGTATCTGAGCCACAAGCATGGTTTGCTTTAATGGACAAGCTTGCTGATATGATTGTTATTTACATAAAAGCTCAAGTTAAAGCTGGAGCTAAGGCCATCCAAATTTTTGACTCTTGGGTTGGTGCATTAAATGTAGAAGATTATCGTATTTTCATCAAGCCTATTATGACACGCATTTTTTCTGAGTTGCGTGAAACCGGTGTTCCGTTAATCACTTTTGGTGTAGGAGCTAGCCACCTGGCAATGGAGTGGCATGATCTACCTGTAGATGTAGTAGGTATCGATTGGCGCCTATCCATTGAGGAAGCTCGTGCAAAAGGATTAACTAAACCACTAATGGGTAACTTGGATCCATCTTATTTAATTGGGGATTGGGCAGAAATTGAGAAACGTGCAAAATTGATTATTGAACAAGGTGTAGCTCACCCTAGTCATATTTTCAATCTAGGTCACGGCGTGTTCCCAGAAGTTGATCCGGATGTTTTGAAACGCTTAACTTCGTTTATCCATGATTATAGTAGAGAACTTATTGCAGCGAAATCTAACTAA
- a CDS encoding lipoate--protein ligase: MFFIDNKGITDPRINLAIEEYALNTMDVEKDSFLLFYINQPSIIIGRNQNTIEEINTDFVEQNGIIPVRRLSGGGAVYHDLGNLNFSFLTKDDGDSFRNFKKFTQPVVDALQKMGVDAELSGRNDILAGGKKISGNAQFSTRGRMFSHGTLMFDTEIDAVVSALKVKKDKIESKGIKSIRSRVTNIVDLLDKPMTIEEFRLAILSSIFGGEDKVQYWELTEEDWANIHKLSEERYQKWEWNYGKSPKSNIQHSHRFPTGSVDVRLEVNKGVIEEVKFFGDFFGVGEVEEVEVLLVGKNYSKEAIEQALESVDVPKYFGGITKEELIQLMY, translated from the coding sequence ATGTTTTTTATTGATAATAAAGGAATTACGGATCCACGCATTAACTTAGCTATTGAAGAATATGCTCTCAATACTATGGATGTAGAGAAGGATTCATTTCTTCTGTTTTACATAAATCAGCCATCAATCATTATAGGGAGAAATCAAAACACAATTGAAGAAATTAATACAGATTTTGTAGAGCAAAACGGTATTATCCCAGTACGTCGCCTTTCTGGTGGAGGAGCAGTTTATCACGATCTTGGTAATTTAAATTTCAGCTTCTTGACGAAGGACGATGGAGATAGCTTCCGTAACTTTAAAAAGTTTACCCAACCAGTTGTAGACGCACTACAGAAAATGGGGGTAGACGCAGAGCTATCTGGAAGAAATGATATATTAGCTGGAGGAAAAAAAATCTCTGGTAATGCTCAGTTCTCCACTCGTGGAAGAATGTTCAGTCACGGTACACTAATGTTCGATACTGAAATCGATGCCGTTGTTTCTGCATTAAAAGTTAAAAAAGACAAAATTGAGTCAAAAGGAATCAAATCCATTCGTAGTCGTGTTACAAATATAGTAGATCTACTGGACAAGCCGATGACGATAGAGGAATTCCGCTTAGCGATACTTTCTTCTATTTTTGGAGGGGAAGACAAGGTTCAATATTGGGAACTAACGGAGGAAGACTGGGCTAATATCCACAAGCTATCTGAAGAGCGTTATCAGAAATGGGAGTGGAACTATGGAAAATCGCCTAAATCTAATATCCAGCATTCCCACCGATTCCCTACGGGCAGTGTAGACGTTCGTCTGGAAGTGAACAAGGGAGTAATAGAAGAGGTTAAATTTTTCGGAGACTTCTTTGGAGTAGGAGAAGTGGAAGAGGTTGAAGTGCTGCTTGTAGGCAAAAATTATAGCAAGGAAGCCATTGAACAAGCTCTAGAATCAGTAGACGTACCAAAATACTTTGGTGGGATAACGAAAGAGGAATTGATCCAGCTAATGTACTGA
- the yhfH gene encoding protein YhfH produces MLENVLEFFRNLPKKKCVTCGEPIEEQHECYGNHCDKCNNL; encoded by the coding sequence ATGTTAGAAAACGTATTAGAATTTTTCCGTAACCTGCCCAAAAAGAAATGCGTAACATGCGGCGAACCAATTGAAGAGCAACATGAATGCTATGGGAACCACTGTGATAAATGCAACAACCTATAA